One window from the genome of Thermus sediminis encodes:
- a CDS encoding GNAT family N-acetyltransferase — MLPSPELLGDRRFVVVSSEPWMAETLEEIQEKSFPTLSREERMTREHYLSHMRIFPEGQHAVVELATGKVVACSTDFRTRVDFHHYQHRYIEAVAGNWLTNHDPEGDWLYGADIGVLPEYRGLGLSKLLYRARQDLVRRLRLKGHVAGSMPKGYHLYAKEMPIEEYVHRVVRGELTDPVLSVQLRRGYRVYGIIPDYLKDPSCLGYGVFVVWRNPEVGW; from the coding sequence ATGCTACCTTCGCCTGAGCTCCTCGGGGATAGGCGTTTCGTCGTGGTGAGTTCGGAGCCCTGGATGGCGGAGACCCTGGAGGAAATCCAGGAGAAGAGCTTCCCCACCCTCTCCCGGGAGGAGCGCATGACCCGGGAGCACTACCTTTCCCACATGAGGATCTTCCCGGAAGGACAGCACGCAGTGGTGGAACTGGCCACGGGCAAGGTGGTGGCCTGCTCCACGGACTTCCGCACCCGGGTGGACTTCCACCACTACCAGCACCGCTATATAGAGGCCGTGGCGGGCAACTGGCTCACCAACCACGACCCGGAAGGGGACTGGCTTTACGGGGCGGACATCGGCGTTTTGCCAGAGTATCGGGGCCTGGGGCTTTCCAAGCTTCTCTACCGGGCGCGGCAAGACCTGGTGCGCCGCCTGAGGCTCAAGGGCCACGTGGCGGGGAGCATGCCCAAGGGCTACCACCTTTACGCCAAGGAGATGCCCATTGAGGAGTACGTCCACCGGGTGGTCCGGGGGGAGCTCACCGACCCGGTCCTCTCCGTGCAGCTTCGGCGGGGCTACCGGGTCTACGGCATCATCCCCGACTACCTCAAGGACCCCTCCTGCCTGGGCTACGGGGTCTTCGTGGTCTGGCGGAACCCGGAGGTGGGCTGGTGA
- a CDS encoding aspartate aminotransferase family protein, translating into MGHIRIKTPIPGPKSRALQERRARAVTRALAQANPIAVVRAHGALVEDVDGNVLIDLAGGIGALAVGHTPEAVVEAVKAQAECLIHMCAIVANYEPYVALAEALNRLFPGPGPAKTLLANGGAEAVENAVKLARAYTGRAAVMVFEGAYHGRTNLTMAMTSKYALFKKGFGPFAPEVYRLPVPNLYRTPRGMTEEEYLEWSLWNLENALIGHIDGSALAAIVIEPVLGEGGFIPVPFAFLRKLREIADRTGALLVVDEVQSGSGRTGRMWAIEHSGVVPDLLISAKSLGAGMPISAVTGRAEVMDAPHVGGVGSTYGGNPLAAVAALEALRILESPGFLDRARAIEAKVREVFEPLKGEVPALGDVRGLGAMMALEFVKDPNTKEPWPEFVLELVRKNAEKGVITIRAGLYSNALRFLPPLDIPLDMLEEALHVVRENIQEVYATFA; encoded by the coding sequence ATGGGCCACATTCGGATCAAAACCCCTATTCCCGGTCCCAAGAGCAGGGCCTTGCAGGAGAGGCGGGCCCGGGCGGTTACTCGCGCCTTGGCCCAGGCCAACCCCATCGCCGTGGTCCGGGCTCACGGGGCCTTGGTGGAGGACGTGGACGGAAATGTCCTCATTGACCTGGCTGGGGGCATCGGGGCCCTGGCCGTGGGCCACACCCCCGAGGCCGTGGTGGAGGCCGTCAAGGCCCAGGCGGAATGCCTGATCCACATGTGCGCCATCGTGGCCAACTACGAGCCCTACGTGGCCCTGGCCGAGGCCCTGAACCGCCTCTTTCCCGGGCCTGGTCCCGCCAAGACCCTCCTGGCCAACGGCGGAGCCGAGGCAGTGGAGAACGCGGTCAAGCTGGCCCGGGCCTACACGGGCAGGGCGGCGGTCATGGTCTTCGAGGGGGCCTACCACGGCCGCACCAACCTTACCATGGCCATGACCTCCAAGTACGCCCTCTTCAAGAAGGGGTTTGGACCCTTCGCTCCCGAGGTCTACCGCCTGCCCGTGCCCAACCTGTACCGTACCCCTAGGGGCATGACGGAGGAGGAGTACCTGGAGTGGTCTCTTTGGAACCTGGAAAACGCCCTTATCGGCCACATAGATGGGAGCGCCCTGGCGGCCATCGTCATAGAGCCGGTTCTGGGGGAGGGGGGGTTCATCCCTGTTCCCTTTGCCTTTTTGCGCAAACTCCGGGAGATCGCTGACCGCACCGGAGCCCTTTTGGTAGTGGATGAGGTGCAGTCGGGCTCGGGGCGCACCGGGCGGATGTGGGCCATTGAGCATAGCGGCGTGGTGCCGGATCTCCTCATCTCCGCCAAGAGCCTGGGAGCTGGAATGCCTATCAGCGCCGTGACGGGAAGGGCGGAGGTTATGGACGCCCCCCACGTGGGTGGGGTGGGGAGTACCTATGGGGGGAATCCCCTGGCAGCGGTGGCGGCCCTCGAGGCCCTCAGAATCCTGGAGTCTCCGGGCTTCCTGGACCGGGCCCGGGCCATAGAGGCCAAGGTGCGGGAGGTCTTTGAACCCCTGAAGGGTGAGGTCCCCGCCCTGGGGGACGTGCGGGGCCTGGGGGCCATGATGGCCCTGGAGTTCGTCAAGGACCCCAACACCAAGGAGCCCTGGCCGGAATTTGTCCTGGAGCTCGTGCGTAAGAACGCCGAGAAGGGGGTGATCACCATTCGTGCCGGCCTTTACTCCAACGCCCTCCGCTTCCTACCCCCCTTGGACATCCCGTTGGACATGTTGGAAGAAGCCCTGCATGTGGTCCGGGAGAACATCCAGGAGGTGTATGCTACCTTCGCCTGA
- a CDS encoding polyamine ABC transporter substrate-binding protein yields the protein MRGILVILAVFLTPGLAQKELRLFIWSEYIDPAILEAFSKETGLRVRVDLYESNEELIAKLRAGGVGQYDLIFPSDFYVPSLIQLKLVRPLDHAKIPNLKNLDDRFKNPPFDPGNRYSAAYQWGTTGLIYRKDRVPEPRSWAVLFKEPKAPFILMDSPREMLGNVLKYLGYSVNTKNRMEVQRAGQVLLQAKRSRYFLGFEGGVGGKNRVVAGAATYAVVYNGDAIKAADENPSRVAFAIPQEGATLWVDSMMIPARAPNPEGAHRFINFILDPKVGAQLSNFNRFATPNKAALPYINPKDRRNPAIYPSPEAMRRLEYILDLGRDNRIYDEVWTAVKSR from the coding sequence ATGAGAGGGATTCTGGTGATTTTGGCGGTTTTCTTAACCCCGGGCTTGGCCCAGAAGGAGCTTCGGCTTTTCATCTGGTCAGAGTACATAGACCCTGCTATCCTCGAGGCCTTCAGCAAAGAGACGGGCCTCAGGGTGCGGGTAGACCTCTACGAGTCCAACGAGGAGCTCATCGCCAAGCTTCGGGCGGGCGGGGTGGGACAGTACGACCTCATTTTTCCCTCGGACTTCTACGTTCCCTCCCTCATCCAGCTGAAGTTGGTCCGCCCCCTGGACCACGCCAAAATCCCCAACCTGAAGAACCTGGACGATAGGTTTAAAAACCCTCCCTTTGACCCCGGCAACCGTTACTCCGCCGCCTACCAGTGGGGCACTACTGGGCTCATCTACCGCAAGGACCGGGTGCCGGAGCCCAGAAGCTGGGCGGTTCTCTTCAAGGAGCCCAAAGCCCCCTTCATCCTCATGGACTCGCCCAGGGAGATGCTGGGCAACGTTCTCAAGTACCTGGGCTACTCGGTGAACACCAAAAACCGCATGGAGGTGCAGCGGGCAGGGCAGGTGCTCCTCCAGGCCAAGAGAAGCCGCTACTTCCTGGGGTTTGAGGGCGGCGTGGGGGGCAAGAACCGGGTGGTGGCGGGGGCTGCCACCTACGCCGTGGTCTACAACGGGGATGCAATAAAGGCGGCGGACGAGAACCCTAGCAGAGTGGCCTTCGCCATTCCCCAGGAGGGGGCCACCTTGTGGGTCGACTCCATGATGATTCCCGCCAGGGCCCCGAATCCCGAGGGGGCCCACCGCTTCATCAACTTCATCCTAGACCCCAAGGTGGGGGCCCAGCTCTCCAACTTTAACCGCTTCGCCACCCCTAACAAGGCGGCTTTGCCCTACATCAACCCCAAAGACCGAAGGAACCCCGCCATCTACCCTTCGCCCGAGGCCATGCGGCGCCTAGAGTACATCCTGGACCTGGGCAGGGACAACCGCATCTATGACGAGGTTTGGACCGCGGTGAAGAGCAGGTGA
- a CDS encoding ABC transporter permease has protein sequence MLAVAIFSFNKARHGLSWEGFTLDWYLRLLQNEAILEATRNTFLLAILSTLLSTFLGTLFALGLERHPWGQGFRSFLENLLYLPVVTPDLILAAALVVAFGFLRAVFSLFEPGLLTMVIGHVTFQVAFVALVVGSRLRSLPRELDEAAWDLYATYPTYVRRVLLPLLAPGIVAGAMLAFTLSLDDFVISFFTAGPTSQTLPLIIYASTRRGITPEIHAVSTLVFLLTVVLVLGAERLTRRSA, from the coding sequence ATGTTGGCCGTGGCCATCTTTTCCTTCAACAAGGCCCGCCACGGCCTCTCTTGGGAAGGGTTTACCCTGGACTGGTACCTGCGCCTTCTGCAGAATGAGGCCATCCTCGAGGCCACCCGCAACACTTTTCTCCTGGCCATCCTCTCTACCCTCCTATCCACTTTCCTGGGCACCCTGTTCGCCTTAGGGTTGGAGCGCCACCCCTGGGGCCAGGGGTTCAGGAGCTTTCTGGAAAACCTCCTCTACCTGCCCGTGGTGACCCCTGACCTGATCCTGGCCGCGGCCTTGGTGGTGGCCTTTGGCTTTCTGAGGGCGGTTTTCAGCCTCTTTGAGCCGGGGCTTCTCACTATGGTCATCGGGCACGTGACCTTTCAGGTGGCCTTTGTGGCCTTGGTGGTGGGGAGCCGTCTGCGGAGCCTGCCACGGGAGCTGGATGAGGCCGCTTGGGACCTCTACGCCACCTATCCCACGTATGTGCGGCGGGTCCTCCTTCCCCTCCTCGCCCCTGGCATCGTAGCCGGGGCTATGCTGGCCTTTACCCTCTCCCTGGACGACTTCGTTATCAGCTTCTTCACCGCGGGCCCCACCAGCCAGACCCTGCCCCTTATCATTTACGCCTCCACCCGCAGGGGCATCACCCCGGAGATCCATGCGGTTTCCACCCTGGTCTTTCTCCTCACCGTGGTCTTGGTTCTAGGCGCAGAGCGCTTGACAAGGAGGTCGGCATGA
- a CDS encoding ABC transporter permease: MGRVLVWYGELTTASSLARRGLLLLFPGFLWLLIFLVLPGLLLVPLSFAERGAFGEVVWTFSLENYQRLLGFGVLGFSLDNLIALLRTLWMAFWTTLICVFLAYPIAFFIRAQPASRRYLFLALVLIPFWTNLVIRTYAWQLLLAPEMPLARFLSALGLAEPGMALFPSAFAVYVGMVSAFLPFMVLPLYASVERLDMSFVEAAQDLYSSPWRAFFHGVLPQTLSGLTVGVILTFIPAMGMFVVPDLLGGAKNLLVGNLIQQAFYTMRDWPYGAALSLVLILLTLVALRLYRRYGKEVNLA, from the coding sequence ATGGGTAGGGTTCTCGTTTGGTACGGGGAGCTTACCACGGCCTCGAGCCTGGCGCGGCGAGGGCTTCTTCTCCTTTTTCCCGGATTCCTCTGGCTCCTGATTTTCTTGGTGCTCCCGGGCCTTCTCCTAGTCCCCCTTTCCTTCGCCGAGCGGGGGGCCTTTGGCGAGGTGGTCTGGACCTTCAGCCTGGAGAACTACCAAAGACTTCTGGGCTTTGGGGTTTTGGGCTTCAGCCTAGACAACCTCATAGCCCTCCTCCGCACCCTCTGGATGGCTTTCTGGACTACGCTGATCTGCGTGTTCCTCGCCTATCCCATCGCCTTCTTTATCCGCGCCCAGCCGGCTAGCCGCCGCTACCTTTTCCTGGCCCTGGTCCTTATCCCGTTCTGGACCAATCTGGTGATCCGCACCTACGCCTGGCAGCTCCTCCTGGCCCCCGAGATGCCCTTGGCCCGCTTCCTCTCCGCCCTTGGCTTGGCGGAGCCCGGTATGGCTCTTTTTCCCAGTGCTTTCGCCGTCTACGTGGGCATGGTGAGCGCCTTTTTGCCCTTCATGGTCCTGCCCCTTTACGCTAGCGTGGAGCGACTGGACATGAGCTTCGTGGAGGCGGCCCAGGACCTCTACAGCAGTCCCTGGCGTGCCTTTTTCCACGGCGTTTTGCCCCAAACTCTCTCCGGCCTTACCGTGGGGGTGATCCTCACCTTTATCCCGGCTATGGGCATGTTTGTGGTGCCCGACCTCCTGGGGGGGGCTAAGAACCTTTTGGTGGGCAACCTAATCCAGCAGGCCTTCTACACCATGCGGGACTGGCCCTATGGGGCCGCCTTGAGCCTGGTCCTCATCCTGCTCACCCTGGTGGCCCTGCGCCTTTACCGCCGCTATGGGAAGGAGGTGAACCTCGCGTGA
- a CDS encoding ABC transporter ATP-binding protein: MTTKVEEAKEAGLALENLIKRFGDHEVLKGVSLEVRPGEFFTLLGPSGCGKTTLLRIVGGFEVPDEGRVVLQGQDITPLPAYRRPVNTVFQNYALFPHLTVYENVAFGLRSRRFPESEVRTRVEYALGLLRLESFVHRYPHQLSGGQKQRVALARALVNEPEVLLLDEPTSALDAKLRAEVQVELRNLQRRLGATFILVTHDQEEAMAVSDRIGVMEAGNLLQVGTPEEVYERPRTRFAAEFLGVANLIPARRVGEGVETPLGFFPLRVPWAEGLLAVRPEKVQVSKEAFSGGLLARVREVVYRGAYLEAFLEPVLRVRTTLRLAPGEEVFVRVPVEGLVVLDG, from the coding sequence ATGACCACCAAAGTGGAAGAGGCGAAGGAAGCTGGGTTGGCTCTTGAGAATCTAATCAAGCGCTTTGGGGACCACGAGGTGCTAAAAGGGGTTTCCCTAGAGGTGCGCCCTGGGGAGTTCTTCACCCTCCTGGGGCCTTCCGGGTGCGGGAAAACCACCCTCCTGCGTATCGTGGGAGGCTTTGAGGTGCCCGATGAGGGGAGGGTGGTCTTGCAGGGACAGGACATTACACCCCTTCCCGCCTATAGGCGGCCCGTGAACACCGTCTTCCAGAACTACGCCCTCTTTCCCCACCTGACCGTTTATGAAAATGTGGCCTTTGGTCTCCGGAGCCGCCGCTTTCCCGAAAGCGAGGTGCGCACCCGGGTGGAGTACGCCCTCGGGCTTCTAAGGCTAGAGAGCTTTGTCCATCGCTACCCCCACCAGCTCTCCGGGGGACAGAAGCAGCGGGTAGCCCTAGCCCGAGCCCTGGTTAACGAGCCCGAGGTGCTCCTTCTGGACGAGCCCACGAGCGCCTTGGACGCGAAACTCCGCGCCGAGGTGCAGGTGGAGCTTCGCAACCTGCAGAGGCGGCTCGGGGCCACCTTCATCCTGGTTACCCACGACCAAGAGGAGGCTATGGCCGTCTCCGACCGTATCGGGGTCATGGAGGCGGGAAACCTCCTCCAGGTGGGCACGCCCGAGGAGGTATACGAACGGCCTCGGACCCGGTTCGCAGCGGAGTTTTTGGGGGTGGCCAACCTGATCCCGGCCCGGCGGGTGGGGGAGGGGGTGGAGACCCCCTTGGGTTTCTTCCCCTTGAGGGTGCCCTGGGCTGAGGGTCTTCTCGCCGTGCGTCCAGAGAAGGTGCAGGTATCCAAAGAGGCCTTTTCAGGCGGCCTCTTGGCTCGGGTGCGGGAGGTGGTCTACCGGGGGGCCTATCTGGAGGCTTTCCTGGAGCCCGTTCTTCGGGTGCGGACTACCCTGAGGCTGGCCCCTGGGGAGGAGGTCTTCGTGAGGGTGCCCGTAGAGGGGTTGGTGGTCCTGGATGGGTAG
- the gabT gene encoding 4-aminobutyrate--2-oxoglutarate transaminase, with the protein MLETPWRNQALWQLRERYVPRGVAQAHPIFVARAKGVRLWDVDGREYLDFAGGIGVMNVGHGHPRVLQAVRAQLEHFTHTCFQVTPYEAYVRLAERLAQVSPGAFPKKAIFLTTGAEAVENAVKVARAYTGRPAVVALTHSFHGRTLLGMSLTGKASYYKQNFGPFAPEVYHAPAPYPYRGVSDGLAVEGLEELFRTQVDPERVAALILEPILGEGGFIPLSPAYLKEVRRITEAHGILLVADEIQSGFGRTGRMWAIEHSGVVPDLLTFAKSVAAGLPLSGVVGRAEVMDAPMPGGLGGTYAGNPLACAAGLAVLDVFAEEGLLDRAEVLAKVLWDGLLRFQERFLQVGEVRGLGPMVALELVRDRKSKEPAPELAQAVLEAARDRGLILLKAGMYGNVLRILVPLVASLEEAQEGLRRMEEALEASL; encoded by the coding sequence GTGCTCGAAACCCCATGGCGCAACCAAGCCCTTTGGCAACTGCGAGAGCGCTACGTCCCGAGAGGGGTGGCCCAGGCCCACCCTATTTTCGTGGCCCGGGCCAAGGGGGTACGGCTTTGGGACGTGGACGGCCGGGAGTATCTGGACTTCGCCGGGGGCATTGGGGTCATGAACGTGGGCCATGGCCACCCGAGGGTCCTTCAGGCGGTGCGGGCCCAGCTAGAGCACTTCACCCACACCTGCTTCCAGGTGACCCCCTACGAGGCCTACGTACGCCTGGCGGAGCGCCTGGCCCAGGTTTCTCCCGGGGCTTTTCCTAAGAAGGCCATCTTCCTTACCACGGGGGCGGAGGCGGTAGAGAACGCGGTCAAGGTCGCCCGGGCGTATACGGGCAGGCCAGCAGTGGTAGCCCTCACCCACAGCTTCCACGGCCGCACCCTCCTGGGCATGTCCCTCACGGGGAAGGCTTCCTACTACAAGCAGAACTTCGGCCCCTTCGCCCCCGAGGTCTACCACGCCCCCGCCCCCTACCCTTACCGGGGGGTTTCCGATGGCCTGGCCGTGGAGGGCCTCGAAGAGCTTTTCCGCACCCAGGTGGACCCGGAGCGGGTGGCCGCCTTGATCCTGGAACCCATCCTGGGCGAGGGCGGATTTATTCCTCTGTCGCCTGCGTACCTAAAGGAGGTGCGCCGGATCACCGAGGCCCACGGTATCCTCCTAGTGGCTGATGAGATTCAGTCCGGCTTTGGCCGCACCGGGCGGATGTGGGCCATTGAGCATAGCGGGGTGGTGCCGGATCTCCTCACCTTCGCCAAAAGCGTGGCCGCGGGGCTTCCCCTTTCGGGGGTGGTGGGGCGGGCCGAGGTCATGGACGCTCCTATGCCCGGGGGCCTGGGGGGGACCTACGCGGGCAACCCCCTGGCCTGCGCCGCCGGGCTTGCGGTGTTGGATGTCTTTGCCGAAGAGGGCCTTTTGGATCGAGCGGAAGTTTTGGCCAAGGTCCTTTGGGATGGGCTTTTGCGTTTTCAGGAGCGCTTCCTCCAGGTGGGGGAGGTGCGGGGCCTGGGGCCCATGGTGGCCCTGGAGCTGGTGCGGGACCGGAAAAGCAAGGAGCCTGCCCCAGAGCTTGCCCAGGCGGTGCTGGAGGCGGCCAGGGATCGGGGTCTCATCCTCCTCAAGGCGGGGATGTACGGCAACGTCTTAAGGATCCTGGTTCCCTTGGTAGCCTCTCTGGAAGAGGCCCAAGAGGGGCTTAGGCGAATGGAGGAGGCCCTAGAGGCTAGCCTATGA
- a CDS encoding PucR family transcriptional regulator, with translation MPGLPLAELLQLPSLARARLLAGDPGRRVSWVHVVDLPEPAPWVRPGQLVLTTGYAWPRETSALRRFAQELAVAEPAAIALAVPQFFEAFPEPVLSVLAQAGVAVLELPWEIPFAQVSEEVLRRLLAQQLEVQKRAQTLHRALMAALLEREDLASFLAQLSRLMGKEVRWSEVPGEGFSVPVPLGRGPAGYLVLEGTAEEVEARALENAALVAGLILAHERALAEREARLGYAFLDALLEGRQEALTLERVRAFGLDLEKRYRLGVAHLPLSLPLSERGFQERERALGEVKDFLAASGVRPVVSLSLNQLRFLLPEVFDPKAFFQSLGRPWPLHFSRPHPLDRLVQALAEVERLRVFAQEGVYLYEDHLVPRFLLGDPESRQELLDILRPLPRREREALLAWVWAGFRFQEAARTLGVHPNTLRYRLKRLEERLGLSLEDPDNRFLLELAARIWSLQTN, from the coding sequence ATGCCGGGCCTTCCCTTGGCCGAGCTTTTACAGCTTCCTTCCCTTGCCCGGGCCCGCCTCTTGGCCGGGGACCCAGGGAGGCGGGTGAGCTGGGTTCACGTGGTGGACCTGCCCGAGCCTGCTCCTTGGGTTCGGCCTGGGCAGCTTGTCCTCACCACTGGGTACGCTTGGCCCCGGGAAACCTCGGCTCTGAGGCGCTTCGCCCAGGAGCTTGCAGTAGCGGAGCCCGCCGCCATCGCCTTGGCGGTGCCCCAGTTCTTTGAAGCTTTTCCCGAACCCGTCCTTTCCGTCCTGGCTCAGGCGGGGGTGGCGGTGCTGGAGCTTCCTTGGGAGATACCCTTTGCTCAGGTAAGCGAGGAGGTTCTAAGGCGGCTTCTGGCCCAGCAGCTGGAGGTGCAGAAGAGGGCCCAGACCCTGCACCGAGCCCTGATGGCCGCCCTCTTGGAGCGGGAAGACTTGGCCTCTTTTCTGGCCCAGCTTTCCCGCCTCATGGGAAAGGAGGTCCGCTGGAGCGAGGTTCCTGGGGAAGGGTTTTCCGTGCCCGTGCCCTTGGGTCGGGGGCCGGCTGGGTATCTGGTCCTAGAGGGGACAGCAGAGGAGGTAGAGGCTCGGGCCTTGGAAAACGCCGCCCTGGTAGCCGGGCTTATCCTTGCCCATGAGCGGGCCCTGGCCGAGCGGGAGGCCAGGCTTGGATACGCCTTTTTGGATGCCCTTTTGGAGGGGCGGCAGGAGGCCCTCACCCTGGAGCGGGTGCGGGCCTTTGGCCTGGACCTGGAAAAGCGGTACCGCTTGGGCGTCGCTCACCTTCCCCTGAGCCTTCCCCTTTCTGAAAGAGGCTTCCAGGAGCGGGAACGGGCTTTGGGGGAGGTGAAGGACTTCCTGGCGGCTTCAGGGGTGAGGCCCGTGGTTTCCTTGAGCCTAAACCAGTTACGCTTCCTTCTGCCTGAGGTATTTGATCCCAAAGCCTTTTTCCAAAGCCTGGGCCGTCCTTGGCCTCTCCACTTCTCCCGCCCCCACCCGCTGGACCGCCTAGTCCAGGCCTTGGCAGAGGTGGAACGCCTTCGGGTTTTCGCCCAAGAGGGAGTCTACCTTTACGAGGATCATCTGGTCCCTCGCTTCCTTCTTGGGGACCCCGAGTCCCGCCAAGAGCTTTTAGACATCCTTCGCCCGCTGCCTAGGAGGGAGCGGGAAGCCTTGCTGGCCTGGGTTTGGGCGGGGTTCCGCTTCCAGGAGGCGGCCAGGACTTTGGGGGTCCACCCTAACACCCTGCGCTACCGCTTGAAGCGGCTAGAGGAGCGGTTGGGACTCTCCCTGGAGGATCCCGATAACCGCTTTCTCCTGGAGCTGGCCGCCCGGATTTGGTCACTTCAAACCAATTAG
- a CDS encoding ABC-ATPase domain-containing protein — translation MRRYGDLLALLASLEGRPYPFYKDLRGLWQGEGFTLRFVHVQGDPFATPSVLEVRYPEGRVAGLRVYARPEGQIALEDFLLRSLKARLKALPRIGGSGHSGEVHVAVESPKVLKRAGAHLGEGLSLRFRLGLPAQGRRILGKEAARLFGALEGHLRGFLEDLDRGVLLAHVRQAEDFAHIQERLPERGLVAFVGEGAILPRESGVSQRPLKGAIPFQSPPSLRVRFQVPHRGEVLGMGLPRGLTLITGGGFHGKTTLLEALVHGVHPHVPGDGREWVVTEALAQRVQSEDGRSVKGVDLRPFVHDLPLGQDTARFSTEDASGSTSLAAAILEALELGARTLLLDEDTSATNLLVRDARMQALVRRETLTPLLDRVGDFKVLGVSLVLVVGGVGDYLDLADTVVLMEEYIPKEVTGEARAIARGHPTGRRYGEPRYPFRVMPRAPLPESFDPRRGSRERVKGRGVKELLYGEEVVDLSALDLHENAQVRLLGALFRRLQGLADGRTPLKALVERALEVEDLFALEEAPELAFVRPLELGGAVNRLRGLLVRQVGG, via the coding sequence GTGCGGCGCTACGGCGACCTCCTGGCCCTTCTGGCCTCCCTGGAGGGCCGGCCCTACCCCTTCTACAAGGACCTGAGGGGCCTGTGGCAGGGGGAGGGGTTTACCCTCCGCTTCGTCCATGTCCAAGGGGACCCCTTCGCCACCCCCAGCGTCCTGGAGGTGCGCTACCCCGAGGGGAGGGTGGCGGGGCTTAGGGTTTATGCCCGCCCCGAGGGCCAGATCGCCCTGGAGGACTTCCTCCTAAGGAGCCTCAAGGCCCGCCTAAAGGCCCTCCCCCGGATCGGAGGAAGCGGCCACTCGGGGGAGGTTCATGTGGCCGTGGAGAGCCCCAAGGTCCTGAAGCGGGCCGGGGCCCACTTGGGGGAAGGGCTCTCCTTGCGCTTCCGCCTAGGGCTTCCCGCCCAAGGGCGGCGCATCCTGGGCAAGGAGGCGGCGAGGCTCTTTGGGGCCCTGGAGGGGCACCTTAGGGGCTTTCTGGAGGACCTGGACCGGGGGGTCCTCCTGGCCCACGTGCGCCAGGCGGAGGACTTCGCCCACATCCAGGAGCGGCTTCCCGAAAGGGGCCTCGTGGCCTTCGTGGGGGAGGGGGCCATCCTCCCCCGGGAAAGCGGGGTGAGCCAGAGGCCCCTCAAGGGGGCCATCCCCTTCCAAAGCCCCCCTTCCCTCCGGGTCCGCTTCCAGGTCCCCCACCGGGGAGAGGTCCTGGGCATGGGGCTTCCCCGGGGCCTCACCCTCATCACCGGGGGCGGGTTCCACGGGAAGACCACCCTCCTCGAGGCCCTGGTCCACGGGGTCCACCCCCACGTTCCCGGGGACGGGCGGGAGTGGGTGGTGACCGAGGCCCTGGCCCAAAGGGTCCAGTCCGAGGACGGGAGGAGCGTCAAGGGGGTGGACCTCAGGCCCTTTGTCCACGACCTCCCCTTGGGCCAGGACACGGCCCGCTTCTCCACCGAGGACGCCTCGGGCTCCACCAGCCTGGCGGCGGCCATCCTGGAGGCCTTGGAGCTTGGGGCCCGGACCCTCCTCCTGGACGAGGACACCTCGGCCACCAACCTCCTGGTGCGGGACGCCCGCATGCAGGCCCTGGTGCGGCGGGAGACCCTCACCCCCCTCCTGGACCGGGTGGGGGACTTTAAGGTCCTGGGCGTGAGCCTGGTCCTGGTGGTGGGGGGCGTGGGGGACTACCTGGACCTGGCGGACACCGTGGTCCTCATGGAGGAGTACATCCCCAAGGAGGTGACGGGGGAGGCCAGGGCCATAGCCCGGGGCCACCCCACGGGCCGCCGCTACGGCGAGCCCCGGTATCCCTTTAGGGTCATGCCCCGGGCCCCCCTGCCCGAAAGCTTTGACCCTAGGCGGGGAAGCCGGGAACGGGTCAAGGGCCGGGGCGTAAAGGAGCTCCTTTACGGGGAGGAGGTGGTGGACCTCTCCGCCCTGGACCTCCATGAGAACGCCCAGGTGCGCCTCCTGGGGGCCCTTTTTCGCCGCCTCCAGGGCCTCGCGGACGGCAGGACCCCCCTAAAGGCCCTGGTGGAAAGGGCCTTGGAGGTGGAGGACCTCTTCGCCTTGGAGGAGGCCCCGGAGCTGGCCTTCGTGCGCCCCCTGGAGCTTGGGGGGGCGGTGAACCGCCTGAGGGGGCTTTTGGTGCGTCAGGTGGGGGGGTAA